From the genome of Impatiens glandulifera chromosome 9, dImpGla2.1, whole genome shotgun sequence, one region includes:
- the LOC124914619 gene encoding dehydrodolichyl diphosphate synthase complex subunit NUS1-like, which translates to MSTTMEAQKQMRKIVSVWAAQMGNLVVVLLWHLLHFFVSLWLFVINIVTAFESCLISFGILRKYKIFNVSNLRHLAIVVDSEEASDISSVIKLLKWVTSLGVKNICLYDPKGVLKKNKQTITESLQITKSSEDDSKNVPFINQKNVCLDFACLLDGKEAMAKSAGILFKKYYLGGNPLKQTFTEEDIAEALETIGSGGADPNLMLIYGPTRCHLGYPAWRIRYTEMAHMGSLKSVKYGSLLKVVRKFTMVNQNYGK; encoded by the exons ATGAGTACAACAATGGAGGCTCAAAAACAGATGAGAAAGATCGTTTCTGTGTGGGCTGCTCAA aTGGGCAATCTTGTGGTTGTGCTTCTATGGCACTTGTTACATTTTTTTGTCAGCCTTTGGTTGTTTGTAATTAATATAGTCACGGCTTTTGAAAGCTGCCTCATTTCTTTTGGTATATTGAGGAAATACAAGATCTTCAATGTCTCAAATCTTCGTCACTTGGCTATTGTCGTGGACAGTGAAGAAGCTTCTGATATATCGAGCGTAATTAAGCTTCTGAAATGGGTAACCAGTCTCGGTGTGAAAAATATTTGCCTGTACGATCCCAAGG GAGTGCTGAAGAAAAACAAGCAAACTATCACTGAGAGCTTGCAGATAACGAAATCATCCGAG GATGATAGTAAGAATGTGCCGTTTATCAACCAAAAGAATGTGTGTTTGGATTTTGCTTGTTTATTGGATGGAAAGGAAGCCATGGCAAAATCTGCTGgcattttatttaagaaatactaTTTGGGTGGGAATCCATTGAAGCAAACGTTTACCGAAGAAGACATCGCAGAGGCACTGGAAACAATAG GTTCTGGAGGTGCTGATCCCAATCTTATGTTGATTTACGGGCCTACCAGATGCCATTTGGGTTACCCAGCATGGAGGATTCGGTATACTGAGATGGC TCACATGGGATCATTGAAATCCGTCAAATATGGGTCGCTATTGAAGGTGGTGCGGAAATTCACCATGGTTAACCAAAACTACG gtaaatga